One window from the genome of Natronomonas pharaonis DSM 2160 encodes:
- the purD gene encoding phosphoribosylamine--glycine ligase, whose amino-acid sequence MTETVLLVGGGGREHAIARAVDDSEHGTLYACASNRNPGIDELAAGYRELDETDAEAVVDYAESVDATLAAIGPESALNAGVADALDAAGVYAFGPREAEAKIETDKAFQREFMADENIPGCPDFATFEDPEAAADYIRDYDGDLAIKPRGLTGGKGVRVIGDQITAAEGVDYVLESDYEEFVLEERLVGEEFTVQAFVADGDYRVSPAVQDHKRAYEGDEGPNTGGMGSYTDATPELPFMDEADYEAAVDVIDAVVEAMPEYKGILYGQFMLTTDGPKVVEFNARFGDPEAMNTLPVLETDFVELLAAARDGEPLPELSFAEQATVCKYAVPDGYPTDPEAGARVEIDAESAGEAELFYASVDAREDGIYTTTSRSFAVVGIDDDISGAEQIVEAAFERTGEEGLRVRHDIGKPDLVQKRIDHMTELRGE is encoded by the coding sequence ATGACAGAGACGGTGCTGCTCGTCGGCGGCGGCGGGCGCGAACACGCAATCGCCCGCGCGGTCGACGATTCGGAGCACGGAACCCTGTATGCTTGTGCCTCGAACCGCAATCCCGGTATCGACGAACTGGCGGCCGGATACCGCGAACTCGACGAGACCGACGCCGAGGCGGTCGTCGACTACGCCGAGTCGGTCGATGCGACGCTTGCAGCCATCGGCCCCGAGTCGGCGCTCAACGCCGGTGTCGCGGACGCACTCGATGCGGCCGGCGTGTACGCCTTCGGCCCACGCGAGGCCGAGGCCAAGATTGAGACGGACAAGGCCTTCCAGCGGGAGTTCATGGCCGACGAGAACATCCCGGGCTGTCCCGACTTCGCCACCTTTGAGGACCCCGAGGCGGCCGCCGACTACATCCGCGACTACGACGGCGACCTCGCTATCAAGCCCCGCGGGCTTACAGGCGGCAAGGGCGTCCGCGTCATCGGCGACCAGATAACCGCTGCAGAGGGCGTCGACTACGTCCTCGAAAGCGACTACGAGGAGTTCGTTCTCGAAGAGCGGCTCGTCGGCGAGGAGTTCACCGTGCAGGCGTTCGTCGCCGACGGCGACTACCGCGTTTCGCCGGCCGTTCAGGACCACAAGCGCGCCTACGAGGGCGACGAGGGACCGAACACCGGCGGCATGGGCTCGTACACCGACGCGACACCCGAGCTGCCGTTCATGGACGAGGCCGACTACGAGGCCGCCGTCGACGTTATCGACGCCGTCGTCGAGGCGATGCCCGAGTACAAGGGAATTCTCTACGGTCAGTTCATGCTTACCACCGACGGGCCGAAGGTCGTCGAATTCAATGCCCGGTTCGGCGACCCCGAGGCAATGAATACGCTCCCCGTCCTCGAGACGGACTTCGTCGAGTTGCTCGCGGCCGCCCGCGACGGCGAGCCGCTGCCGGAGCTTTCCTTCGCCGAACAGGCGACCGTCTGTAAGTACGCCGTCCCGGACGGCTACCCGACCGACCCCGAAGCGGGCGCTCGTGTCGAAATCGACGCCGAAAGCGCCGGGGAGGCCGAACTCTTCTATGCCAGCGTCGACGCCCGCGAGGACGGCATCTACACGACGACCTCCCGGTCGTTCGCGGTCGTTGGCATCGACGACGACATCAGCGGCGCAGAGCAGATCGTCGAAGCCGCCTTCGAACGAACGGGCGAAGAGGGGCTCCGCGTCCGGCACGACATCGGCAAGCCCGACCTTGTCCAGAAGCGCATCGACCACATGACCGAACTCCGCGGAGAGTAA
- a CDS encoding N-acyl homoserine lactonase family protein produces the protein MVDADIHLLDRGTIRTDSNHIIEGHITASADNPHPDVALVDGPVYNLLIDHPEGTILWDTGSHPEAGDGHWPDELYAAFEHADADERDLDTALGEVGYTVDDIDYVVQSHLHLDHAGGLYRFADTDVPVFVHEAELKYAYYSAKTDAGSTAYLADDFDHNLNWEIVHRDGETHFEDIEFLHLPGHTPGLLGLSIDLDDEGRVLIAGDEFYTRTNFEDEQPLGAGLLWSKRDWYDSLRKIQERQRRHDVRVFCGHDPVDVATLRDEFA, from the coding sequence ATGGTCGACGCCGACATCCATCTACTGGACCGCGGAACGATTCGTACCGACAGCAACCACATCATTGAGGGACACATCACGGCGTCGGCGGACAACCCACATCCCGATGTCGCACTCGTCGATGGCCCGGTCTACAACCTCCTCATCGACCACCCCGAGGGAACTATCCTCTGGGACACCGGCTCCCACCCCGAGGCCGGCGACGGCCACTGGCCGGACGAACTGTACGCAGCGTTCGAACACGCCGATGCCGACGAACGGGACCTCGATACAGCCCTCGGTGAGGTCGGATACACCGTCGACGATATCGACTACGTCGTCCAGTCGCATCTCCACTTGGACCACGCGGGCGGGCTCTACCGTTTTGCCGACACCGACGTACCGGTGTTCGTCCACGAAGCGGAGCTCAAATACGCGTACTACAGCGCAAAGACTGACGCCGGCAGCACTGCCTACCTCGCCGACGACTTCGACCACAACCTCAATTGGGAGATTGTCCACCGGGACGGCGAGACACATTTCGAGGACATCGAGTTCCTCCATCTCCCCGGCCACACGCCGGGACTTTTGGGGCTCTCTATCGACCTCGACGACGAGGGGCGGGTGCTCATCGCCGGCGACGAATTCTACACGCGGACGAACTTCGAAGACGAACAGCCCCTCGGAGCCGGGCTGTTGTGGAGCAAGCGCGACTGGTACGACAGCCTCCGCAAAATACAGGAGCGACAGCGCCGCCACGACGTCCGCGTGTTCTGCGGCCACGACCCGGTCGATGTGGCGACGCTTCGTGATGAATTCGCCTGA
- a CDS encoding twin-arginine translocation signal domain-containing protein, with protein MELSRRDALRAGGGLLAAAALSGCVEERVTRRETRVTDNSAWSLSTATEDVALSATEFDNYTERMADRYGDSGVWGSDGDPGEEFETAYVQRYAIKRETPGSPTESEFDLVPDNVDPEAPMLIADSCVALYRTDDGRHRYWLWAATDSTDSRLVRDVNVTEIAAGVRFRDAPLDDAAVPSALGDEATASLGTPPSASFPVRGGALDVTNVRDDTSVYVVEWGGELDGIQSVNGVCEVSHPGAYEFEWTMSLGYNFYETV; from the coding sequence ATGGAGCTTTCCCGCAGGGACGCCCTCCGCGCCGGCGGCGGCCTGCTCGCCGCCGCGGCGCTTTCTGGCTGTGTCGAAGAGCGGGTGACGCGGCGGGAGACACGCGTCACCGACAACAGCGCGTGGTCGCTTTCGACCGCGACGGAGGACGTAGCGCTTTCGGCGACAGAGTTTGATAACTACACAGAGCGGATGGCCGACCGCTACGGCGACAGCGGCGTCTGGGGGAGCGACGGCGACCCCGGCGAGGAGTTCGAGACGGCCTACGTCCAGCGCTACGCCATCAAACGCGAGACGCCCGGGAGCCCGACCGAAAGCGAATTCGACCTCGTCCCGGACAACGTCGACCCGGAAGCGCCGATGCTCATCGCCGATAGCTGTGTCGCCCTCTACCGGACGGACGACGGCCGGCACCGCTACTGGTTGTGGGCGGCGACCGACTCGACGGATAGCCGACTGGTTCGGGACGTGAACGTCACAGAAATCGCCGCCGGCGTCCGATTCCGGGACGCACCGCTCGATGACGCTGCTGTCCCGTCAGCGCTCGGCGACGAGGCGACCGCCAGCCTCGGCACGCCGCCGTCGGCGTCGTTCCCGGTTCGGGGCGGCGCGCTTGACGTGACCAACGTTCGCGACGACACGAGCGTCTACGTCGTCGAGTGGGGCGGCGAACTCGACGGTATCCAGTCAGTAAACGGCGTCTGCGAGGTGAGCCATCCCGGGGCGTACGAATTCGAGTGGACGATGTCGCTCGGTTACAACTTCTACGAGACGGTCTAA
- a CDS encoding thioredoxin domain-containing protein: MENRLDEASSPYLRQHADNPVAWQPWDETALETAAERDVPIFLSIGYAACHWCHVMADESFDDPDTADVLNEHFVPIKVDREERPDVDNVYMQVCQMVRGSGGWPLSVWLTPEGKPFHVGTYFPPEPTKNTPGFKSVLEDIAEAWDDTERRQQLEQQADQWATSISSELEDTPEPVAEPPGEEFLDTAANAAVGNADREHGGWGRGQKFPHPGRIHLLLCAYQQTDRETYRDVAVETLDAMASGGLYDHVGGGFHRYCVDREWTVPHFEKMLYDNAEIPRAFLAGYQVTGDDRYAEIVAETFAFVDRELTHPDGGFYSTLDAESEDSTGTREEGAFYVWTPEVVAAAVDNETDAELFCERYGVTDAGNFENATTVLTESRPPEELAAERVMDTATVEERIERAREQLFESRAERSRPPRDEKVLAGWNGLMISALAEGALVLDPEYADDAAAALSFCREQLWDETEEVLNRRFEGGTVGIDGYLQDYAFLGRGALDLYQATGDVEQLSFALSLGRVIQSEFYDADAGTLYFTAEGGDSLLARPQQLADSSTPSSTGVAVELLSRLAAFDPDAGFDDVAETVIETHASTLESNPLSHTSLVAAAHDSAAGRIELTVAAADLPETWRTSLAETYLPGRLLSRRPPTDDGLDPWLAALDVDDVPPIWANRDAKDGEPTVYACRSFTCSPPKHDIDEAIEWL; encoded by the coding sequence ATGGAAAACCGCCTCGACGAGGCGTCCTCGCCGTACCTCCGCCAGCACGCCGACAACCCCGTCGCATGGCAGCCGTGGGACGAGACGGCGCTCGAAACCGCCGCCGAGCGGGACGTGCCGATTTTCCTTTCGATTGGCTATGCGGCCTGCCACTGGTGTCACGTGATGGCCGACGAGAGCTTCGACGACCCCGACACGGCCGACGTGCTCAACGAGCACTTCGTCCCCATCAAGGTCGACCGCGAGGAGCGTCCCGATGTCGACAACGTCTACATGCAGGTTTGTCAGATGGTCCGCGGCTCCGGCGGATGGCCGCTGTCGGTGTGGCTGACGCCCGAGGGGAAACCCTTCCATGTTGGGACCTACTTCCCGCCGGAGCCGACCAAAAACACGCCGGGGTTCAAATCAGTGCTCGAAGACATCGCCGAGGCGTGGGACGACACCGAGCGCCGCCAGCAGCTCGAACAGCAGGCCGACCAGTGGGCGACCTCTATCTCCAGCGAACTCGAAGACACGCCGGAGCCAGTTGCGGAGCCGCCCGGCGAGGAGTTCCTCGATACGGCCGCCAACGCTGCCGTCGGAAACGCCGACCGTGAACACGGCGGCTGGGGCCGCGGCCAGAAGTTCCCGCACCCCGGACGGATTCATCTGCTGTTGTGCGCCTACCAGCAAACCGACCGGGAGACCTACCGCGATGTCGCCGTCGAGACGCTTGATGCGATGGCCTCCGGCGGACTCTACGACCACGTCGGCGGTGGCTTCCACCGTTACTGCGTCGACCGGGAGTGGACTGTCCCCCACTTCGAGAAGATGCTCTACGACAACGCCGAAATCCCGCGGGCGTTCCTCGCCGGCTATCAGGTGACCGGCGACGACCGATACGCCGAAATCGTCGCGGAGACGTTCGCGTTCGTCGACCGGGAGCTGACCCACCCGGACGGCGGCTTCTACTCGACGCTCGACGCCGAAAGCGAGGACAGCACCGGCACCCGAGAGGAAGGCGCGTTCTACGTGTGGACGCCCGAGGTGGTCGCTGCGGCAGTCGACAACGAGACCGACGCCGAACTGTTCTGTGAGCGCTACGGCGTGACGGACGCCGGCAACTTCGAGAACGCGACGACAGTACTCACCGAGTCGAGACCGCCGGAGGAGCTGGCCGCAGAGCGCGTGATGGACACTGCAACCGTCGAAGAGCGAATCGAACGCGCCCGCGAGCAGCTCTTCGAGAGCCGCGCCGAGCGCAGCCGCCCGCCGCGCGACGAGAAAGTCCTTGCCGGCTGGAACGGACTGATGATATCCGCTCTTGCGGAAGGAGCACTCGTTCTCGACCCCGAATACGCCGACGACGCCGCGGCTGCGCTGTCGTTCTGTCGGGAGCAACTCTGGGATGAGACGGAGGAGGTTCTCAACCGCCGCTTCGAGGGCGGCACCGTCGGCATCGACGGATATCTGCAGGATTACGCCTTCCTCGGCCGTGGAGCGCTTGACCTCTATCAGGCGACCGGCGACGTCGAGCAGCTCTCCTTTGCGCTGTCGCTCGGGCGGGTCATTCAGTCGGAGTTTTACGACGCCGACGCCGGGACGCTGTATTTCACCGCCGAAGGCGGCGACTCGCTGCTTGCTCGCCCCCAACAGCTCGCCGACAGCTCAACGCCGTCGAGTACCGGCGTCGCCGTCGAGCTACTGTCGCGGCTCGCGGCGTTTGACCCGGACGCTGGCTTCGACGACGTCGCCGAAACGGTCATCGAAACCCACGCCTCCACGTTGGAGTCGAACCCGCTTTCACACACCTCGCTCGTGGCCGCGGCTCACGACAGCGCGGCCGGTCGCATCGAGTTGACGGTCGCCGCAGCGGACCTCCCGGAAACGTGGCGGACGTCGCTGGCGGAGACGTACCTGCCGGGACGGCTGCTCAGCCGTCGGCCGCCGACCGACGACGGGCTCGACCCGTGGCTTGCGGCGCTCGACGTCGACGACGTACCGCCGATTTGGGCCAACCGCGACGCCAAAGACGGCGAACCGACGGTCTATGCCTGTCGGTCGTTTACCTGCTCGCCGCCGAAACACGATATCGACGAGGCCATCGAGTGGCTGTAG